Proteins from a genomic interval of Stenotrophomonas sp. WZN-1:
- a CDS encoding DUF1833 family protein has translation MSSFHERRQRLADTQGPLMLLEVSAPSMPEVLRIVNDNVNWTSNGREFIAAPFGFQLPDDVSGQAPRAQLVIDNIGRALTEDLEGLAPGEMVTARLMLTDRADPDAIEAEYDLPMTQVSVNTRTVSAQCGVDFLMRQQAVLLHANPFTLPGIF, from the coding sequence ATGAGTTCGTTCCATGAGCGCCGCCAGCGCCTGGCCGACACCCAGGGACCGCTGATGCTGCTGGAAGTGTCGGCACCGTCGATGCCGGAGGTACTGCGGATCGTCAACGACAACGTCAACTGGACCAGCAACGGCAGGGAGTTCATTGCCGCACCGTTCGGCTTCCAGCTTCCCGACGATGTCAGTGGACAGGCACCGCGCGCGCAGCTGGTGATCGACAACATCGGCCGCGCACTCACCGAGGACCTGGAAGGGCTGGCCCCCGGAGAGATGGTGACCGCACGGTTGATGCTGACCGATCGCGCCGATCCGGATGCCATCGAGGCCGAGTACGACCTGCCGATGACCCAGGTGTCGGTCAACACGCGCACGGTCAGTGCCCAGTGTGGTGTCGACTTCCTGATGCGGCAGCAGGCCGTGCTGCTGCATGCCAATCCGTTCACGTTGCCGGGAATTTTCTGA
- a CDS encoding host specificity factor TipJ family phage tail protein, translating into MELTPQPAVDGRLIITPHPVLLDGQRNVPVDLRPGESLYAFLMRHVDGLDGRAWQVCVDGLEVPREQWMQVRPRHGQLIEVRSVVGKAVIPLVAMIALTYFTFGIGTLVAGSAWGAGAVAGLSATYGTALASAVYVAGSVLINKVLGPKPPRAGGGGGVADTAYSLAAPRNRVRAYEPLGLLFGSTRLAPDLISRPYTWFEGDEQYVGLTLSPGINVGRVEALQNGDSALSSYEGVRTWFRGFPRMPDEAIPLYSNADVIEGAQLLDTGSDAKHMASPWVERTSSAESLRLQVNIEFRLWDTTSKGKDKDNREQIQIQYRPVGSDAWQSFGNYSVVGRTQKARRVSYGRDVELGQYDVRVRVAGQNTDGSGAQANFTWTTLVSVQRDDASHAGIPAIGLQMKASGQLNGTPDEIRCVAHARPIPVWKGEAAGWVTEETSNPGAQILAYARGIHDENGKRIAGLGMADRRIDIESLKAFMLHCADNALGYDYWLTEVRSHQAVLDAIALAGFGQVTWAKGRLGVAWAADEQPLSGVVNMATIKKGQFQVDYTLANAADGIEYSYLDRRTWKAATLRVPAPGVEVMLNPAKITGEGVSSEAHAAMLARWHLAQSVYQYKSISYSTDIEHLAYSRLSVLALQHDLTQWGFGGRLIGAAVDAAGVATLQLDETVPAPSLGSAFIGLRIPGERVYRVLRVVPGTEPSDRLVLADPWPADAPLPGHNDGNPAHDTIWIYDFKQTPGTRVRVTGIRPEGDLKGAAVEVVQEGPEFWHYVRTGQYVPPSNESSLQTRPVASNLKVVERQVSRGGSMHTELQASFDISGPAGETRVLSDPDGNAALEEVARTSTRSASWAIPGAGTYPVVVRPYSLDGRAGVAVSTQYTTLGADAPPVLVDLFDIEELSGGVRRYVWGFSSDTVQSADFAGVEIRYTAGSIDNPLWEHMTPLGDAGGFFTSAIEAVLPEAGSWTFACRSRNTAGVLSVGARYLRRSLGRNTGQTLEGIGGVVESVKEDLGKEINARIDSDLAAATRAAEALRSESLRLQDQITASAQRLAGQAERLDQQALALKASTDGLAREVLDRAAGDLNTRTELTTAVTRETSERRSDVENLTRMVSQLSAGSGVQFDSKRIWYFDSSVEGWGANGGSPTLVEGWLRPANHASDAFVTSPRGQDVQGAAHRFVKLRIRKVGSPAWDGRLLWNGPGQSWDNARMVQFAEPSYDSNGIATLDVDNIPWNGTVVDQIRLDLSKAQTDAHYFLLDWVAIGRPTPGASVAMLQEEATARVAADSTEAGRRESLAVQLRGSYEGGELAGVSQGLIAAEKTARLSGDQVNAQSIQALQARMPAGTGALATSASVSSLQQAMVTADTALGRRVDSLDATMGDKIGSSAFNALKTEVGQLDGRVTSSSQDLVQLKSRMEAVMGAGSNLALNGDFNLGAGTGWTFFNTTAASVVREGRGNSLCWKAEPYAAGSNTVVSAAVNEGRVITLTAGRRYRVSCWTRTSEDFDGTADNTKLRVADHNGNLMGGATQSFPKSADWVKTETFVTLPPTGTVQGIRVTINRNGTAGTLWLDDLWVEDVTDVDANATAVSGLSTKVEQIDGKLASAAENVTRLASGIGNMVAYNIIANAHIASSPTGGPRASGVYRANGSIVPGMGANRGLRVGIINADNSITDTAVFDTHGNLQSESARFNTWYDQTLKDNQYFIAYTSDAVGAISSASNTDTSGLRTRLLDAGLSQENLAALSGSRMLVMIGRRRSGAGGGRQILSPLPETGRTGMWVEMTVTVLNGVPTGSQDSSMLDRTARSNAEALTGLRTDVSKLGTDLVSAADSLTSLAARVETSVTSSDNVLRNSSFAGSAAWWTLTRTVSANTVEWVKASGQSGDALLMTHGPQAGQNPFITANDARWLPVVAGRSRRYRLVMIARAFDNATATLVCRLRVRTSGVSESHADVTLNLSDAAWKTYSAEWSAAQDRNEIMPQVHLTNAGGKVLFDRIELYDITDAQDIAGNATAIANLRSDVVQLGDRVTSSASNVVKLQSDVQSVLNGSDSLFPLGGFETFQDGQLLGSAAGTIYTARADARRTGERGLDVNVAANTSPNTNADLYLGQWTPITGNRRIYVEYYARLHPDSIQPTGGSIRVGWQTTNEANAENSWPLQAYALASLRKDGWTKVSGYMNTAASAAKWRMLVSIPGGSGAREVGVRVQVDDIRMIDVTDAYAARQSAAAAATAVTALTTKVDQQGAKVDAQAQQITDLSSGLKGVLNTGSGLLPNPDFAEGLGGWTASAAANGAVWSTVNGDGRPGVLLNRYTNVNPTLQANGGKWVPINGARRLRVIVRACGAGGANNLLVRIYRKNAAGQQSYQDLRAVFAVEAFETRSFDFDAFNSGIDAWRLNIYAHPDNGQVRVDSVQVYDITDQVANDANASAISGLSTSVSQQGSKLDTTARDLTQLKTQVGDVSASGFSQLKSQVSQQGTQLTALSGRVDGVQASLGGKADAAVVTSMQAQVKNLGAGGNLLMNTTFPFWQRSGWGWGSNPNGRWSELGNPTGDDSWHPKGITGLGSVTPGVVAAGEIAWWGTEYDIAIEGGKTYCASAWINTHRVEVKLEMTFFDAAGNHLGLVHSPGVRSDTGTPITLDRLTRTFLITKAPATASFARFRVIVIGTGGTTPYFWMFRPMLSQVDASATAPPTWSAGGTESSAQWSVNVRADGRVGGVQLASSGQVSRFDVVADAFSVSAPGGGRRTEYSDGNWRVYDEAGRLRVRMGVW; encoded by the coding sequence ATGGAACTGACACCACAACCGGCGGTCGACGGCCGCCTCATCATCACCCCGCACCCAGTGCTGCTGGATGGCCAGCGCAACGTGCCGGTCGACCTGCGCCCGGGTGAAAGCCTGTACGCGTTCCTCATGCGCCATGTAGACGGGCTCGATGGCCGCGCATGGCAGGTCTGCGTGGACGGGCTGGAGGTGCCGCGCGAGCAGTGGATGCAGGTGCGACCGCGCCATGGCCAGCTGATCGAAGTGCGCAGCGTGGTGGGCAAGGCAGTGATTCCGCTGGTGGCGATGATCGCGCTGACCTATTTCACCTTCGGCATCGGCACGCTGGTGGCCGGTTCCGCCTGGGGGGCAGGCGCCGTTGCGGGGCTCAGCGCCACCTACGGTACCGCGCTGGCGTCGGCGGTATACGTAGCCGGTAGCGTGCTGATCAACAAGGTGCTGGGCCCGAAGCCTCCCCGTGCGGGTGGTGGCGGCGGTGTCGCCGACACTGCGTATTCGCTGGCAGCGCCGCGCAACCGTGTGCGCGCCTATGAACCGCTGGGCCTGCTGTTCGGTTCCACGCGCCTCGCGCCGGACCTGATCAGCCGCCCCTATACCTGGTTCGAAGGCGATGAGCAGTACGTCGGCCTGACCCTCAGCCCGGGCATCAACGTTGGCCGTGTAGAGGCCCTGCAGAACGGTGATTCGGCGTTGTCCAGCTACGAGGGCGTGCGCACCTGGTTCCGCGGCTTCCCGCGGATGCCCGACGAAGCGATTCCGCTGTACAGCAACGCCGATGTGATTGAAGGTGCGCAGCTGCTCGATACCGGCAGCGATGCCAAGCACATGGCCAGCCCATGGGTGGAACGCACCAGTTCCGCTGAATCTCTGCGCCTGCAGGTGAACATCGAGTTCCGGCTGTGGGATACCACGTCCAAGGGCAAGGACAAGGACAACCGCGAGCAGATCCAGATCCAGTACCGGCCGGTCGGCTCCGATGCCTGGCAGTCGTTCGGCAATTACAGCGTAGTGGGACGCACGCAGAAGGCGCGTCGCGTCAGCTACGGCCGCGACGTGGAGCTGGGCCAGTACGACGTGCGCGTACGCGTGGCCGGGCAGAACACCGATGGCAGTGGCGCGCAGGCTAATTTCACCTGGACCACGCTGGTCAGCGTGCAGCGCGACGACGCCAGCCATGCTGGCATTCCTGCCATCGGCCTGCAGATGAAGGCGTCCGGCCAGCTCAATGGCACCCCGGATGAAATCCGCTGCGTGGCCCATGCGCGGCCGATTCCTGTGTGGAAGGGCGAAGCAGCCGGCTGGGTGACCGAGGAAACCAGCAACCCGGGCGCGCAGATCCTGGCCTACGCCCGTGGCATCCATGATGAGAACGGCAAGCGCATCGCCGGCCTGGGCATGGCCGATCGGCGCATCGATATCGAAAGCCTGAAAGCCTTCATGCTGCACTGCGCGGACAACGCGCTGGGCTACGACTACTGGCTGACCGAGGTACGCAGCCACCAGGCAGTGCTCGACGCCATCGCGCTGGCCGGCTTCGGCCAGGTGACCTGGGCCAAGGGGCGGCTGGGCGTGGCCTGGGCGGCCGACGAGCAGCCCCTTTCCGGCGTGGTCAACATGGCCACGATCAAGAAGGGCCAGTTCCAGGTTGACTACACCCTGGCCAATGCTGCCGACGGCATCGAGTACAGCTATCTGGACCGTCGCACCTGGAAGGCGGCGACACTGCGCGTGCCGGCGCCGGGCGTGGAGGTGATGCTGAATCCAGCCAAGATCACCGGTGAGGGCGTCAGCTCCGAAGCCCATGCCGCGATGCTGGCGCGTTGGCATCTGGCGCAGAGCGTCTATCAGTACAAGTCGATCAGTTACAGCACCGACATCGAACACCTGGCCTACTCGCGGCTGTCGGTGCTGGCGTTGCAGCACGACCTGACCCAGTGGGGCTTCGGTGGCCGCCTGATCGGTGCCGCCGTCGACGCTGCAGGCGTTGCCACGCTGCAACTGGACGAGACGGTCCCGGCACCCTCTCTGGGCAGTGCGTTCATCGGCCTGCGCATTCCAGGCGAGCGTGTCTACCGCGTACTGCGCGTGGTTCCGGGCACGGAGCCAAGTGACAGGCTGGTGCTGGCCGATCCTTGGCCGGCAGATGCACCGCTGCCGGGCCACAACGACGGCAATCCTGCACACGACACGATCTGGATCTACGACTTCAAGCAGACGCCGGGTACCCGCGTGCGCGTGACCGGCATCCGCCCGGAAGGCGACCTGAAGGGCGCCGCAGTGGAGGTGGTGCAGGAGGGGCCCGAGTTCTGGCACTACGTGCGGACCGGCCAGTATGTGCCGCCGTCGAATGAATCCTCGCTGCAGACCCGGCCGGTGGCCAGCAATCTGAAGGTGGTCGAGCGCCAGGTCAGCCGGGGCGGCAGCATGCACACCGAACTGCAGGCCAGCTTCGATATCAGTGGCCCGGCCGGCGAAACGCGGGTCCTGTCCGATCCAGACGGCAATGCTGCGCTGGAGGAAGTGGCACGCACCAGCACGCGGTCGGCGAGCTGGGCGATTCCCGGAGCGGGCACCTATCCGGTGGTCGTTCGTCCGTACAGCCTCGATGGCCGTGCCGGCGTTGCCGTGTCCACCCAGTACACCACGCTGGGTGCTGATGCGCCGCCGGTCCTGGTCGATCTGTTCGACATCGAAGAGCTCAGCGGTGGCGTGCGCCGCTATGTGTGGGGCTTCTCCAGCGACACCGTGCAGTCGGCTGATTTCGCCGGCGTGGAGATCCGCTATACCGCCGGCAGCATCGACAACCCGTTGTGGGAGCACATGACCCCGCTGGGCGATGCCGGTGGCTTCTTCACCTCCGCAATCGAAGCCGTACTGCCGGAGGCGGGCAGCTGGACGTTTGCCTGTCGCAGCCGCAACACCGCCGGCGTGCTGTCCGTCGGTGCCCGCTACCTGCGGCGCTCGCTGGGGCGCAACACCGGGCAGACGCTGGAGGGAATCGGCGGTGTGGTCGAATCGGTCAAGGAGGACCTGGGCAAGGAAATCAACGCCCGCATTGACAGCGACCTGGCCGCCGCCACCCGTGCCGCCGAGGCGCTGCGTAGCGAATCGCTGCGCCTGCAGGATCAGATCACCGCCAGCGCCCAACGGCTTGCCGGCCAGGCCGAACGGCTGGACCAGCAGGCCCTGGCGCTCAAGGCCAGCACCGATGGCCTTGCACGCGAAGTGCTGGACCGCGCCGCCGGCGATCTGAATACCCGCACCGAGCTGACCACGGCGGTGACCCGCGAAACCAGCGAACGCCGGTCGGATGTGGAGAACCTCACCCGCATGGTAAGCCAGCTGTCGGCGGGCAGTGGCGTGCAGTTCGACAGCAAGCGCATCTGGTACTTCGACAGCAGCGTCGAAGGGTGGGGGGCAAACGGTGGCAGTCCAACGCTGGTGGAGGGCTGGCTGCGCCCGGCCAACCATGCCAGCGATGCCTTCGTGACCAGCCCGCGCGGCCAGGATGTCCAAGGCGCGGCGCATCGCTTCGTCAAGCTGCGCATCCGCAAGGTGGGCAGTCCTGCCTGGGACGGGCGCCTGCTGTGGAACGGTCCCGGCCAGTCGTGGGACAACGCACGCATGGTGCAGTTCGCGGAGCCAAGCTATGACAGCAACGGCATCGCGACGCTGGATGTGGACAACATTCCATGGAACGGTACCGTCGTCGACCAGATCCGCCTGGACCTGTCCAAGGCGCAGACCGACGCCCACTACTTCCTGCTGGACTGGGTGGCGATCGGTCGCCCGACGCCGGGTGCGTCGGTGGCCATGCTGCAGGAGGAAGCCACTGCACGCGTAGCGGCAGACAGCACCGAAGCGGGCCGGCGCGAGTCGCTGGCCGTGCAGTTGCGCGGCAGCTACGAGGGCGGTGAACTGGCGGGGGTCAGCCAGGGCCTGATCGCGGCCGAGAAAACCGCACGGCTGAGCGGCGACCAGGTCAACGCGCAGTCGATCCAGGCACTCCAGGCACGCATGCCGGCAGGCACCGGTGCGCTGGCCACCAGTGCCAGTGTCAGCAGCCTGCAGCAGGCGATGGTGACCGCTGACACCGCGCTGGGTCGGCGCGTGGACAGCCTTGATGCCACGATGGGGGACAAGATCGGATCCAGCGCCTTCAATGCGTTGAAGACCGAAGTCGGGCAGCTCGATGGCAGGGTTACCAGCAGCAGCCAGGACCTGGTGCAACTGAAGAGTCGCATGGAAGCGGTGATGGGCGCGGGTAGCAACCTCGCGCTCAATGGCGACTTCAACCTGGGCGCTGGCACCGGCTGGACGTTCTTCAACACCACCGCAGCATCGGTGGTGCGCGAGGGGCGCGGCAACAGTCTGTGCTGGAAGGCGGAGCCCTACGCAGCGGGAAGCAATACGGTGGTCAGCGCCGCGGTCAATGAGGGGCGCGTCATCACCCTGACCGCCGGCCGTCGCTATCGAGTGTCGTGCTGGACGCGGACCAGCGAGGACTTCGACGGCACCGCCGACAACACCAAGCTGCGCGTCGCCGACCACAACGGCAACCTGATGGGCGGTGCAACGCAGTCGTTCCCGAAATCGGCCGACTGGGTCAAGACCGAGACCTTCGTGACGTTGCCGCCCACGGGCACGGTGCAGGGCATCAGAGTCACGATCAATCGCAACGGTACGGCCGGCACGTTGTGGCTGGACGATCTGTGGGTGGAGGATGTAACCGATGTCGACGCGAACGCTACGGCGGTCAGCGGCCTGTCGACCAAGGTGGAACAGATCGATGGCAAGCTGGCCAGTGCCGCCGAGAACGTCACGCGGCTGGCCTCGGGCATCGGCAACATGGTGGCCTACAACATCATCGCCAACGCACATATCGCGTCCTCGCCCACGGGTGGCCCCCGCGCATCGGGTGTATACCGCGCCAATGGCAGCATCGTGCCGGGCATGGGCGCCAACCGGGGGCTGCGGGTCGGCATCATCAATGCGGACAACAGCATCACCGATACGGCGGTGTTCGATACCCATGGCAACCTGCAGAGCGAGTCGGCCCGTTTCAACACCTGGTACGACCAGACACTGAAGGACAATCAGTACTTCATTGCCTATACGTCCGATGCAGTGGGGGCGATCAGCAGCGCCAGCAACACCGACACCAGTGGGCTGCGCACCCGCCTGCTGGACGCGGGCCTGTCACAGGAGAACCTGGCGGCCCTGTCGGGGTCGCGGATGCTGGTGATGATCGGGCGGCGCAGGAGCGGTGCCGGCGGTGGCAGGCAGATCCTGTCGCCCTTGCCGGAGACCGGCCGTACCGGCATGTGGGTGGAAATGACCGTCACCGTGCTCAATGGCGTGCCGACCGGATCGCAGGATTCGTCGATGCTCGATCGTACGGCGCGGAGCAATGCGGAAGCATTGACTGGGCTGCGCACCGACGTCAGCAAGCTCGGTACCGACCTGGTGTCAGCGGCCGACAGCCTGACCAGCCTGGCCGCGCGCGTGGAGACCTCGGTGACCAGCAGCGACAACGTGCTGCGCAACAGCTCCTTCGCTGGCAGTGCCGCCTGGTGGACGTTGACCCGTACCGTGTCGGCCAACACCGTGGAGTGGGTGAAAGCATCGGGCCAGAGTGGTGACGCACTGTTGATGACACACGGTCCCCAGGCCGGGCAGAACCCCTTCATCACGGCCAATGATGCGCGCTGGTTGCCGGTGGTTGCCGGCAGGTCGCGGCGGTACCGCCTGGTGATGATCGCCCGCGCCTTCGACAATGCGACGGCCACCCTGGTCTGCCGGCTGCGCGTGCGGACCAGCGGGGTGAGTGAAAGCCACGCCGACGTGACGCTGAACCTGTCCGATGCGGCCTGGAAAACCTACTCTGCCGAATGGTCTGCCGCGCAGGATCGCAACGAGATCATGCCGCAGGTGCATCTGACCAACGCCGGCGGCAAAGTGCTGTTTGACCGGATCGAGCTCTACGACATCACCGATGCGCAGGACATCGCGGGCAACGCGACGGCCATCGCCAACCTGCGCAGCGACGTGGTGCAGCTTGGCGATCGTGTCACCAGTAGTGCGTCCAATGTGGTCAAGCTGCAGTCGGACGTGCAATCGGTCCTCAATGGCAGCGACAGCCTGTTCCCGCTGGGTGGGTTCGAAACGTTCCAGGATGGCCAGCTGCTGGGCAGTGCGGCGGGCACGATCTACACCGCCCGCGCCGATGCTCGCCGGACCGGTGAGCGTGGTCTGGATGTGAATGTTGCGGCCAATACCAGCCCGAACACCAATGCGGACCTGTATCTCGGGCAGTGGACCCCCATCACCGGCAATCGCCGCATCTACGTGGAGTACTACGCACGCCTGCATCCAGACAGCATCCAGCCGACCGGTGGCTCGATCCGGGTGGGCTGGCAGACCACGAACGAAGCCAACGCGGAGAATTCGTGGCCCTTGCAGGCTTACGCACTGGCCTCCCTGCGCAAGGATGGCTGGACCAAGGTCAGCGGCTACATGAATACCGCCGCGTCTGCGGCGAAGTGGCGGATGCTGGTCAGCATCCCGGGAGGAAGCGGTGCGCGCGAAGTGGGCGTGCGCGTGCAGGTGGACGACATCCGCATGATCGATGTCACCGACGCCTACGCCGCGCGGCAGAGCGCCGCTGCCGCGGCCACTGCAGTGACCGCGCTGACCACCAAGGTTGATCAGCAGGGGGCGAAGGTCGATGCGCAGGCTCAGCAGATCACCGACCTGTCCAGTGGGCTGAAGGGCGTACTCAACACCGGCAGCGGCCTGCTGCCCAATCCCGACTTCGCCGAAGGGCTGGGTGGCTGGACGGCATCGGCGGCCGCCAATGGCGCGGTGTGGAGCACGGTCAACGGTGATGGACGCCCAGGTGTGCTGCTCAACCGCTACACGAACGTGAATCCGACCCTGCAGGCCAACGGTGGCAAATGGGTGCCGATCAACGGCGCGCGCCGCCTGCGGGTGATCGTCCGCGCCTGCGGTGCTGGCGGTGCCAACAATCTGCTGGTGCGGATCTATCGCAAGAATGCGGCCGGCCAGCAGTCCTATCAGGATCTGCGTGCGGTGTTCGCAGTAGAGGCGTTCGAGACCCGATCGTTCGACTTCGATGCTTTCAACAGCGGCATCGATGCCTGGCGTTTGAACATCTATGCTCACCCCGACAACGGCCAGGTGCGGGTGGACAGCGTCCAGGTCTACGACATCACCGACCAGGTGGCCAACGATGCCAATGCCTCGGCCATCAGTGGGCTGAGCACCTCGGTGAGCCAGCAGGGCAGCAAGCTGGACACCACGGCGCGTGACCTGACCCAGCTCAAGACCCAGGTGGGCGACGTCTCGGCCAGCGGCTTCTCGCAGCTGAAAAGCCAGGTCAGCCAGCAGGGTACGCAGCTGACCGCACTATCCGGGCGGGTCGACGGCGTGCAGGCCTCATTGGGCGGCAAGGCGGACGCTGCCGTAGTGACCAGCATGCAGGCGCAGGTCAAGAACCTGGGCGCCGGCGGCAACCTGCTGATGAACACCACGTTCCCCTTCTGGCAGCGCTCGGGGTGGGGCTGGGGAAGCAATCCGAACGGCCGCTGGTCCGAGCTGGGCAATCCCACCGGCGATGACAGCTGGCATCCGAAGGGCATCACCGGACTGGGCTCAGTGACACCTGGCGTCGTCGCGGCAGGTGAAATCGCGTGGTGGGGAACCGAGTACGACATCGCCATCGAGGGCGGCAAGACCTATTGCGCGTCCGCCTGGATCAATACTCATCGCGTGGAAGTCAAGCTGGAGATGACGTTCTTCGATGCGGCCGGCAACCACCTGGGGCTGGTGCACAGCCCTGGCGTGAGGAGCGATACCGGAACGCCGATCACGCTCGACCGCTTGACGCGGACGTTCCTGATCACCAAGGCGCCCGCCACAGCATCCTTCGCTCGCTTCCGCGTGATCGTGATCGGTACTGGTGGAACCACGCCGTACTTCTGGATGTTCCGCCCAATGCTGAGCCAGGTGGATGCGTCGGCAACCGCCCCCCCCACCTGGTCGGCTGGAGGCACCGAGTCGTCCGCGCAGTGGTCGGTCAACGTCCGTGCAGATGGCCGGGTAGGGGGCGTGCAACTGGCATCCAGCGGTCAGGTCTCGCGTTTCGATGTGGTGGCCGATGCGTTCAGTGTCAGTGCGCCCGGTGGCGGGCGCCGCACCGAGTACAGCGATGGCAACTGGCGGGTCTATGACGAAGCCGGGCGCCTGCGTGTGCGCATGGGCGTGTGGTGA
- the rimO gene encoding 30S ribosomal protein S12 methylthiotransferase RimO, translating to MSQLNPKVGFVSLGCPKALVDSERILTQLRSEGYDIVPSYDSADVVVVNTCGFIDSAVTESLDAIGEAMNQNGKVIVTGCLGKRPEQIREAYPNVLAVSGPQDYQSVMEAVHEALPPKHDPFVDLVPDYGIKLTPRHYAYLKISEGCNHKCSFCIIPSMRGKLVSRPVDEVLREAERLVRGGVRELLVVSQDTSAYGVDVKYAEKMWRDKAYQTRLKALCEGLSELDAWVRMHYVYPYPHVDEVVPLMAENRILPYLDIPFQHASPRILRLMKRPGAVEKTLERVQNWRRIAPDITVRSTFIVGFPGETESEFEELLSFLDEAQLDRVGAFAYSPVEGATANDLPDAVPEEVKQERLARFMEKQAQISAARLEAKIGTVQQCLVDAIEGDIAVARSKADAPEIDGLVHIQNADQVPLRVGEFVDVEITESDEHDLYGDALPAATRPAFDLKML from the coding sequence ATGTCCCAGCTGAACCCCAAAGTCGGCTTCGTCAGCCTTGGCTGCCCGAAGGCCCTCGTCGATTCCGAGCGCATCCTCACCCAGCTCCGCTCGGAAGGCTACGACATCGTCCCGTCCTACGATTCGGCCGACGTGGTGGTGGTCAACACCTGCGGCTTCATCGATTCGGCGGTGACCGAGTCGCTGGATGCCATTGGCGAGGCGATGAACCAGAACGGCAAGGTGATCGTCACCGGTTGCCTGGGCAAGCGCCCGGAGCAGATCCGCGAGGCGTACCCCAACGTGCTGGCGGTATCCGGCCCGCAGGATTACCAGAGCGTGATGGAAGCGGTGCATGAAGCACTGCCGCCCAAGCACGATCCGTTCGTGGACCTGGTGCCCGACTACGGCATCAAGCTGACCCCGCGCCACTACGCCTACCTGAAGATTTCCGAAGGCTGCAACCACAAGTGCAGCTTCTGCATCATTCCGTCGATGCGCGGCAAGCTGGTCTCGCGCCCGGTTGACGAGGTGTTGCGTGAAGCCGAGCGCTTGGTGCGTGGTGGCGTGCGTGAACTGCTGGTGGTTTCGCAGGACACCTCGGCCTACGGCGTGGACGTGAAGTACGCCGAGAAGATGTGGCGCGACAAGGCCTACCAGACCCGTTTGAAGGCGCTGTGCGAAGGACTGTCCGAGCTGGATGCGTGGGTGCGCATGCACTACGTCTACCCGTATCCGCACGTGGACGAAGTGGTGCCGCTGATGGCCGAGAACCGCATCCTGCCGTACCTGGACATCCCCTTCCAGCATGCGAGCCCGCGCATCCTGCGTTTGATGAAGCGCCCCGGCGCGGTCGAGAAGACCCTTGAGCGCGTGCAGAACTGGCGCCGTATCGCGCCGGACATCACCGTGCGTTCGACCTTCATCGTCGGCTTCCCGGGCGAGACCGAGTCCGAGTTCGAAGAACTGCTGTCGTTCCTCGACGAAGCGCAGCTGGATCGCGTGGGCGCATTCGCCTATTCGCCGGTTGAGGGGGCGACCGCCAACGATCTGCCCGATGCTGTGCCGGAGGAAGTGAAGCAGGAGCGTCTGGCCCGCTTCATGGAGAAGCAGGCACAGATCTCCGCCGCGCGCCTGGAGGCCAAGATCGGCACCGTGCAGCAGTGCCTGGTCGATGCCATCGAGGGCGATATCGCCGTGGCCCGCTCCAAGGCCGATGCCCCGGAGATCGACGGCCTGGTGCACATCCAGAATGCCGACCAGGTTCCGCTGCGCGTGGGCGAATTCGTCGACGTGGAGATCACCGAGAGCGACGAGCACGACCTGTATGGTGACGCGCTGCCAGCCGCTACCCGTCCGGCATTCGACCTCAAGATGCTGTGA